A stretch of DNA from Ricinus communis isolate WT05 ecotype wild-type chromosome 4, ASM1957865v1, whole genome shotgun sequence:
tttacttttaaaatttatcaatttagtctattactttttcatttttagtcGAATATATCCTAATTCAATTTGGTGTGCGCTAGCTCTGATATGGCATACATACATGCCATTTTTTATGCCTACAAGAATTACtacaattataaaatctttCGCTAAATGCATATTTGCACAGTTGATTTTTGtccattttgttattttaatattttaactttcgATATTACCTAATAGACATATTTACagacttatattttttatttttattaaaaactattaaattttaaataaaaataagaataaagataaaaatatgattatataaaataaaaattaagaggctcatcaaaataatacttaaaagttcaacaatttaataatatatttttccaaaaaaaaagaaaaagaaagaacaaaagcaaaagataaGGCATTGATAATTGCTCCTAAAGTAGGATGGAAATTGACATTTAGGAGTCAACatcaccatattatatataagggGCTGAAACAAGGCATATATTTCCCCCCCAGGGACCAACATGAAAAGCCTATCTATGAAGTTTCTTCTCACTGGACATTCTTTTATTACTTAAAAGttccctttttttatttatttttaatgaaactcttttataaaataacaattaaaggAATAGAAAGTAATCaagcttttaaaattttaagaactaaattataagacaaatttaaattatgttctttatcatgcaaaaatctttttatatattaatgtgCAGATTCTTTTAGtcctattatttaaaaaaactttATTCTATGATACAGaatttcactttttatttagaaaaacaaaagaatcaGAAACTTTGGAacattgaatttaaaatactatAATAAATTCCACTCCAATTAAGAAGCTAATCTCATGTTAATCTCTATTGTTAAACTATAGAAACAGTGTCTGACATATTGAGGCATGTGTGCCTAGAAGCCAGGCATGTCCAAGGAGACAATGCGACTGCCCATTTGCAACTGCCATTGCATCTGCAAGAAAAATGGTGGTGCAAGAGAGACAGAGAAGGGCTAAGTAGCTAAGGTATCCGCTGGCTATGCATGTTCAGGCAAAGACAACACTGGTTGATGGACTAATATAATAATCTTTAAACTATAAAAGCCAGAAGGACTGCTAATTTGTTCTGATTAAGAGAATCATTTGATTATTAAATGATACAGATGAATGGGAACAGCTAATCAAGTTTCTGCAAAGCTGACCAAATTCAATATCCAACAATCTCCACATTGCCTGATGGGGCTGCTAATTTTCTTCTGAAGGAAAAACAGGCAAGAACCAGGTTCATAATATGCAAATATCAGTAAACTTCAACGTGCCATTGCTTGTTCTTTTTAAGCTGTGAGAGCTTCTGGTCCCAGCTTTCTCCTCTTTGTTCTGCAACTTTCTTCAGTGTATCTTGAATCCCAGGCATCATTCCCTTAAGCCCACAGAAATATATATGAGCTCCACCATCTAAGAGTTTGAAGATCTCGTCACTGTATTCCTCAATCTTATCTTGAACATACATCTTTCCCCCATTCTTGTTCTTCTGTTCCCTGCTAAGTGCCTTGTCATACCGGAAGTGATCTGGGTAGTCCTCAAGGTACTTTGTGAATTCATCATCATAGAGGAGACTGTCAGTGTTTGCCACCCCAAGGAAAAGCCAAGCAAGACCACCAAATTTGAATGTGGGAACATCCTCCATGAACATACGTCGGAGGTAACCTCTAAAGGGAGCCACACCAGTGCCAGTAGCAATCATTATGTGGGTAGCATTAGGGTCAGATTCAGGCAAAAGCATTATTTTGCCAGAGGGTCCTGCCACAAAAAGCAATCTAGTGCTGAATAAAAGgggaatgaaaagaaaaggaaggaaaGCATACTGTctagttaaataaataaatagaccTATTATTAGACGTAAACTTCAAAATTCCAGCACATGCACACACATGTACCTTTCTTTTACATGTACACAGTATTTTAATCCTAAATTCGCGTGTGCAGCCACATGCACTTACCACTTGTTTGATTGAACAATTTCAAGCTAATCCATTTGCTGATATAAGTATAGGCAAGAATTAAGCATCATAGACAAGCAGAAAACTCCAAACACCCATATCATGTCTTTTGATACAGAAATATTATGATTGATCTATTAGCTTGCGAATAGGAGTTAAATCTATAACTGAACATCAAGCAACAGAACATGAAAAGTGAATGAATGAGTAAAAGGATCTGATTTAAGAGATTTGGTGAATCTTGTAGTCTTCCACAAATTAGTAAGGCCATACCAGTGATCTGAACTTTATCTCCTGGCTTTGAGTTGCAAAGGAAATTACTGCATATGCCCATCTTTGAAGGATCCTCCTTTCCAGTCTCAGGATCATAGTACAGAGCACGGCGAACGCATAAAGTAGCGGTCTTGCCATCAAAATTGTCTCCATACCTGGTTGATGCAATCGAATAAAGACGTACATTGTGAGGAGCCCCTGGCTTCTTTGGATTTTCACCCTAGAATGCCAAAAAAATTCAATCAGGAAACAAGTTGCAATACTTCTGTACAGGGTAATATCATAATGTGCGCACCAAGATGCCAAGACAAAGTAGGAAATAAATGAGGCTATAAGGTAACAGGTTTGAACCCACATTTTGGCAAAGACTGGATAGCAAATGGAGattcaataaaaagataaaaaaaaaaaaaaaaaaccgaGGATCCCAACTATGTAAACTTGAAGTCAATAGTTAACAAATCAGCCACATAGTATTCagtacaaaaataattagatgATAATGCAGAGTTGAGAACATGCATTTTTCTAAATGAAATGTATCCATGAAAGAAAGTTTAACGTCTGCTTTTAAGAATAAATCCTTTAAATCCCCTAGCTAAACTCACCCAAAACAGAAAAGATAGAAGTGacatattaagaataaattacATAGCAATAGCaactaaaaataaagtgtaaaacattaaaagaaaaaagcacgATAAATATCCTAACTTACAGGAGGGATAACACCATAACTTTGCCCTTCCCAATACGGAACATTACCACCATGATCAATCACGATGTGGCACGTCTCTCCAGGAGCTTTTGGGCCTACAAGCCTCTCAACAGAAGCAATAGTTGCAGTGTAAGGTTCCTTGGGCTTGTATAAATTCAATGGAGGCTCTTTGGCATCTTCAAGTTCTAATGGTGAAACTGCAACCTTCGATCTGCTGGCTTGTTGAACTGACATGCATACTACATATTGATTCTTCAATTGAACCTTTCTTGATTTCAAGTCCAAAGCCAAGGAAGGGGCCCATGATTTACCACTGAAGCTTATACTGTGTGTCTGCAACAAGATAAAGTGCGCTCAGTACAtgcaaaaaataagaaagactTGGTGGCTATTTCCCCTTTGCAAGTTAATGTCATTTTAGAAATCGCGACAAAAGAAACTGTCAAGAGGAGCAACCGATAAAAAGATACTAAGGATTCAGAATCAAATACTGATGCACATCTAGAAACTCAACAACATATCCTTCACATTGAATTTGGccttataataaaaaatagtcaaGAAAATGCTGTATCAACAAAGAAAATACACATAGTTACAGTTATACTTACTAGGATAATAATGAAATAGTTTAATCATGGCTACTAGACCTCTTTGAGTAGGATTTGTCAAAAAATTAGCTCTTCCTTGTGGAGGCAATTTCATCACCAAAATACAGGGTTTCCCAGTAATTGATTAAACAAAGTACAGAAGCATAAGAACCAGTATccaaatttaataaacaaaGTTCATACAGTGACAACGCCTTGCACCTTGAATGCGATATACACATGTGCTAGGAATTAACTTTAGACAATTTCacgaaaagaaaacaaagaaggCCAGCATGCAATTAAACCTATTTGAATTAATGTGCAATTTATACATTTCTCTAAGAACACCAAATATAGTGATAGAAAGCCGTAAAGCCGAAAGCCCAAGATGTGGGTGATAATGTATCAAGCCAAGgacatgttaaaaaaaaaactgcaCTTCACTTTTCTCTTTCACCAACTCCTTCTATTAGGCTTTAAAGTTTAGATGATTACTAAAAAGGTCTGCCCATTTTTCATTCAATTAGCAATCCAAGTCatacttaaattaatttcatttcaaCCTAAATCAAAAGGCTATATACCTTTCACTGCATACAAACAACAGAATCCTACTTTAGAATTCCATTGATCCATTCAGGATCAAGCCATCTAATAATTCAGCCTGCAGCTTAAGTCAGATTGAAGAAGCATATCAGCAAACTTGGCATAACACTTAACCATGAAACAAGAACATAAAAGGAACAAGGAAGAACGAAGAACACCAGATCTTCTTATTCATTGTTTACCCTTCGCTATCTCCTAAGAATACAAATGAAACCACTTAAAAGACTCTTCAAATGGGATGCACTCTCTTAAGGAATGTAAACATTCAGAACAGAGGCTACAGTTTAGTGCAGACGGTAGACCCTTTCAACATATCTGAGCATGAAAAAGATATTATGGTTATACATCCATCAGTAcgtattaaatatttttaagaaaagggCTACGCATAAGCAAGATATTTAGATACTTGCAATAGTGGGTCCACTCAATGCTTACAAGCCCAAATTTGTACACATCGTTATCAAAAGGTAAAAGGTCAAACTTTTATCTCTCCATGAAACAAAATTAGCACTTGTCAAAAAATCCCTAAAATCTGCTGGTGTTACCTTAAAAACTGATCTCTTGAGAGTCGAATCGCTCCCAACAGGGACAGCTAAAGAAACCTGCAGaaacacacaaaaaaaaaaaaaatcaactttGTCAAGAATCAATCTCTAATCTATAATCATCCAACTGGGGTATGATTAAAACTAAGTTTGATTGCagaaaatgaaggaaaaggCTAAGAAAGGAGCAAAATTTATAAAGTGTCCAGTGCATGCCCATAGCAAACATAATCGTTATAATCAATACAAAATTTTcgcttttcttttacttttctttccgggaaaccaaaaaaaaattcaaaagaatgCAAGagaatgttaaaaaataaataaaaaattgaaaacaatGAGTTTGAGGGATGAGGCTGACCTGTGAAACTGCTGCAGAATGGGCCATGATCAGATCAGAGAAAGAGGTAGAGAGAGTGTAGTGAGTTTGTAAAATACGGGATTTAATTGGTTTTATAGGGTCTATAAGATTGGATCAtgagaaagtaaaaaagaaaagatgatgatgaagaactTGAGTAGTTCAGAGTGACCCTTTGGAGAGTAGCAAAAGACGGATCTTTGGGTGTGCCTCTCCAGTTTA
This window harbors:
- the LOC8265524 gene encoding ferredoxin--NADP reductase, embryo isozyme, chloroplastic isoform X2 — its product is MSVQQASRSKVAVSPLELEDAKEPPLNLYKPKEPYTATIASVERLVGPKAPGETCHIVIDHGGNVPYWEGQSYGVIPPGENPKKPGAPHNVRLYSIASTRYGDNFDGKTATLCVRRALYYDPETGKEDPSKMGICSNFLCNSKPGDKVQITGPSGKIMLLPESDPNATHIMIATGTGVAPFRGYLRRMFMEDVPTFKFGGLAWLFLGVANTDSLLYDDEFTKYLEDYPDHFRYDKALSREQKNKNGGKMYVQDKIEEYSDEIFKLLDGGAHIYFCGLKGMMPGIQDTLKKVAEQRGESWDQKLSQLKKNKQWHVEVY
- the LOC8265524 gene encoding ferredoxin--NADP reductase, root isozyme, chloroplastic isoform X1, encoding MAHSAAVSQVSLAVPVGSDSTLKRSVFKTHSISFSGKSWAPSLALDLKSRKVQLKNQYVVCMSVQQASRSKVAVSPLELEDAKEPPLNLYKPKEPYTATIASVERLVGPKAPGETCHIVIDHGGNVPYWEGQSYGVIPPGENPKKPGAPHNVRLYSIASTRYGDNFDGKTATLCVRRALYYDPETGKEDPSKMGICSNFLCNSKPGDKVQITGPSGKIMLLPESDPNATHIMIATGTGVAPFRGYLRRMFMEDVPTFKFGGLAWLFLGVANTDSLLYDDEFTKYLEDYPDHFRYDKALSREQKNKNGGKMYVQDKIEEYSDEIFKLLDGGAHIYFCGLKGMMPGIQDTLKKVAEQRGESWDQKLSQLKKNKQWHVEVY